The sequence below is a genomic window from Rhizobium gallicum bv. gallicum R602sp.
AGCCAACACCGACCAGGCGATCGAGATTGCCAAGCGCGGCGGCGTCGAGGTCAAATCGGTCGTGGTCGTCCGCCGCACCGGCGGCAAGATCAGCTGGTTTGCCGAGCGTGACATCTGGTACAGTCAAGCCGTCGCCGCGGTGAAAGCCGATTGTCCGCCGGCAAAGATGAAGGCGGAAGATCCGCTGTTCATCCTCTACACGTCCGGCTCGACCGGCAAGCCGAAAGGCGTGCTGCATACGACGGGCGGATACCTCGTCTATGCCTCGATGACCCATCAATACGTCTTCGACTATCACGATGGCGACATCTACTGGTGCACAGCCGATGTTGGCTGGGTCACCGGCCATTCCTACATTGTCTATGGTCCGCTCGCCAATGGCGCGACGACGCTGATGTTCGAAGGCGTGCCGACCTATCCGGATGCCGGACGTCTCTGGGACGTCGTCGACAAGCACAAGGTCAACATTTTCTACACTGCCCCAACGGCGATCCGCGCGCTGATGGGTCATGGCGACGAGTTCGTGACGCGTGCGTCGCGCAAGTCGCTGCGCACGCTGGGCTCCGTCGGCGAGCCGATCAATCCGGAAGCCTGGGAATGGTACTATCATATCGTCGGCGATGGCCGTTGCCCGATCGTCGATACCTGGTGGCAGACGGAAACCGGCGGCATCCTGATCACGCCGCTGCCTGGTGCCACAGCGTTGAAGCCGGGCTCCGCCACCCGGCCTTTCTTCGGCGTCCAGCCGCAGCTGGTCGACAATGAGGGCAATGTTATCGAGGGCGCCGCAGATGGCAATCTCTGCATCACCGACAGCTGGCCGGGGCAGATGCGCACGGTCTATGGCGACCATGAACGCTTCATCCAGACCTATTTCGCCACCTACAAGGGCAAGTATTTCACCGGTGACGGCTGCCGCCGCGACGAAGACGGCTACTACTGGATCACCGGCCGCGTCGATGACGTCTTGAACGTCTCCGGTCACCGCATGGGCACGGCGGAAGTCGAATCCGCACTGGTCAGCCATGATCTGGTCGCGGAAGCGGCTGTCGTCGGCTATCCGCACGACATTAAGGGTCAGGGCATCTATTGCTATGTAACGCTGATGGCGGGCGAAGCAGGTTCTGACGCGCTGCGCAAGGAACTCGTCACCCATGTCCGCAAGGAAATCGGCGCCATTGCCGCTCCCGACAAGATCCAGTTCGCTCCCGGCCTGCCGAAAACCCGCTCCGGCAAGATCATGCGCCGCATCCTGCGCAAGATCGCCGAAGACGACTTCGGCGCGCTTGGCGACACTTCGACGCTGGCCGATCCCGCCGTGGTGGACGACCTGATCGCCAACCGGCAGAATGGCTGAGTGGAAGCGCTCTTTGGCTCACAACTCGTAGCGGCGCAACACGTCGTAGCGTCAGCCCTCGGTGTTGAGCGCGAAATCGCTGAAGCGGATGCTGCAGGTCACCGCAGGAATTACTGCCAACATTTTTTGCATCCTCAGCACCCTCGAGGTTGTGGCTGTTGAAAGCGGACGACGCCGCTGCGTTACACGAGGGTGACGTGGAGCCGTCGCGCGGGGCGCTGCTAGAGCCGTCTGATGCAGGTCAAGAGGCGGCCGGCTATTGAAGGGGTTTGGCCTAGCTGCAGTGAGGTCGACAGGCGGAGATTGCGTGGGCCCAACAATAGTGCGGCAAGACTCGAATTGGCATTTGCATCCTCTCCGTCGTCTTATCGCTGCTCTAAACGCCGTTTCACGTTCTCAACCCCAAGTACGGGGCTTGTCAGAACTGAAAGACTGTGGCCCGTGGCCCGCACGGCACGGGCCATCGAGGCCTGCGCCAAAACGACCACATCGGCCTGCTGCGACAGCTCTTCGAGAGCTTGGCGGATTTGCGCGTCATGGGCTTCGACGTCCCCGCCGGCGAGGAGTTGAAACGCCCCCTGAACAAGCACGTCGACAATCGCTACATCCTTGCCCGCCTCGCATGCCTGGCGCTTCAGGAGCTCCACTGTTGGCATCAGCGTTGTGGATAGGGTCGCTAGCACGCCTATGCGTTTTCCATGCTCGACAGCGGCTTTGGCCATGCCTTCATCAATACGGAACAGTGGCACGGGGCAAAGGGGCGCAATGGCATCGACTGCCGGTCCGAGAGTCGAGCATGTGACGACAATCGCATCTGCCCCGGCGTCGACTGCCGACCATACGTAGGTAGCGAGCCTTCGTTTCGTCAGATCGGATAGCGATCCGCGCTCAATGGTATTTCTCAAGAGGCTCTCGTCGAGGATCGCGAACGGCTTCCAGTCGGGCAAATGTTCTTTGGCGAGGCCCTCAAACTCGGAAACAAGGCCGGAAACCGTATGGATGAAAGCCAGCTTTCTGGCGGAAGCGCTCGTAGTTTAAATTGACATATGATTTTCCATCTCATTGCCGGGAATTGAGCTGGCGAAACTGGATGCTTGGACCAGTTCATCAACCTGGTCCCGAGTGCGAACCTTCTTAGCGGCCCTCCTGCAGAAGTTTAGGAGTTTCTTCCAGTTCCTCGGCTACTAGACGGCGCACTAGGTCTTGGGCTGCAATACCAAGCCGTGATTTGCCAGA
It includes:
- the acs gene encoding acetate--CoA ligase, whose translation is MKEKIYVASRANRNRTLVDNETYLRWYAESIADPVKFWAEHGKRIDWFRPYTKVKNTSFDGKVSIKWFEDGITNVSTNCIDRHLEKRGDQVAIIWEGDNPCNDKKITYRELYEHVCRLANVLKANGVKKGDRVTIYMPMIPEASYAMLACARIGAVHSIVFGGFSPDALAGRIIDCESTFVITADEGLRGGKPIPLKANTDQAIEIAKRGGVEVKSVVVVRRTGGKISWFAERDIWYSQAVAAVKADCPPAKMKAEDPLFILYTSGSTGKPKGVLHTTGGYLVYASMTHQYVFDYHDGDIYWCTADVGWVTGHSYIVYGPLANGATTLMFEGVPTYPDAGRLWDVVDKHKVNIFYTAPTAIRALMGHGDEFVTRASRKSLRTLGSVGEPINPEAWEWYYHIVGDGRCPIVDTWWQTETGGILITPLPGATALKPGSATRPFFGVQPQLVDNEGNVIEGAADGNLCITDSWPGQMRTVYGDHERFIQTYFATYKGKYFTGDGCRRDEDGYYWITGRVDDVLNVSGHRMGTAEVESALVSHDLVAEAAVVGYPHDIKGQGIYCYVTLMAGEAGSDALRKELVTHVRKEIGAIAAPDKIQFAPGLPKTRSGKIMRRILRKIAEDDFGALGDTSTLADPAVVDDLIANRQNG
- a CDS encoding aspartate/glutamate racemase family protein: MAFIHTVSGLVSEFEGLAKEHLPDWKPFAILDESLLRNTIERGSLSDLTKRRLATYVWSAVDAGADAIVVTCSTLGPAVDAIAPLCPVPLFRIDEGMAKAAVEHGKRIGVLATLSTTLMPTVELLKRQACEAGKDVAIVDVLVQGAFQLLAGGDVEAHDAQIRQALEELSQQADVVVLAQASMARAVRATGHSLSVLTSPVLGVENVKRRLEQR